Proteins from one Thaumasiovibrio subtropicus genomic window:
- the zur gene encoding zinc uptake transcriptional repressor Zur, whose product MGESSQILDKARQLCDERGVRLTPQRFKTLELIIEYGRSISAYELLDLLKVTEPQAKPPTVYRALDFLLEQGFVHKVESTNSYIACCSLGHADHCSQLLICDNCGFVEECHDNELAALLLRRAQHQDFSVKHHVVESHGVCRKCRDSN is encoded by the coding sequence ATGGGCGAGTCTTCTCAGATTCTCGATAAAGCGCGCCAGCTCTGCGATGAGCGTGGAGTGCGTTTAACGCCGCAGCGTTTTAAAACATTAGAATTGATAATCGAATACGGTCGTTCAATCAGTGCCTATGAACTGTTAGATCTGCTTAAAGTGACTGAACCACAGGCAAAACCACCGACGGTGTATCGTGCCTTAGATTTCTTACTTGAGCAGGGGTTTGTACACAAGGTTGAATCAACGAATAGCTACATTGCATGTTGCTCCTTAGGACACGCAGATCATTGTTCTCAATTATTAATTTGTGACAATTGCGGCTTTGTGGAAGAATGTCACGATAATGAATTAGCTGCATTGTTGCTGAGACGTGCTCAGCATCAAGACTTCAGCGTCAAGCACCATGTGGTTGAAAGCCACGGCGTCTGTCGAAAATGCAGGGACAGCAACTAA
- a CDS encoding chemotaxis protein CheX, translating into MRAEFVNPFLASLLNVLKTMASMDLAPQKPRIKKDEVARGDVSGLIGMVGPQTKGSLSITFEENLALEIMQRMLGERPNGINEEVTDMVGEITNMVTGGAKRILAEKGYDFDMATPAVVSGRGHTITHKSEGSIILMPFESEFGSAYIEISFDT; encoded by the coding sequence ATGCGTGCAGAATTTGTGAATCCATTTTTAGCCTCCCTTTTAAACGTGTTAAAGACCATGGCATCAATGGATCTTGCACCCCAGAAGCCGAGGATTAAGAAAGATGAAGTCGCTCGGGGTGATGTTTCCGGCTTGATCGGTATGGTTGGTCCACAAACCAAGGGCTCGCTTTCCATTACATTTGAGGAAAACCTCGCGCTTGAAATCATGCAGCGTATGCTTGGTGAACGCCCGAACGGTATTAACGAAGAAGTCACTGACATGGTGGGTGAAATCACCAACATGGTAACCGGTGGAGCAAAGCGTATTCTTGCCGAGAAAGGGTATGATTTCGATATGGCAACGCCAGCCGTTGTCTCTGGCCGTGGCCACACCATCACTCATAAAAGTGAAGGCTCTATCATTCTAATGCCATTCGAATCCGAGTTTGGCAGCGCTTACATCGAAATCAGTTTCGATACCTAA
- a CDS encoding secondary thiamine-phosphate synthase enzyme YjbQ, whose translation MWQQQTLSLSPQRRGFHLITDEITNAIEPMISHLNIGLVNLFIQHTSASLTLNENADPTVRTDMEAHFNRYVPEDAPYYEHTYEGSDDMPAHIKASLLGNSVTIPIRQGELALGTWQGIYLGEHRNHGGHRRIIITVQGE comes from the coding sequence ATGTGGCAACAACAGACACTTTCTCTTTCACCGCAACGACGCGGTTTTCACCTCATTACTGATGAGATTACGAATGCAATTGAGCCGATGATCAGTCACCTCAACATCGGCTTAGTGAACTTGTTTATTCAGCATACCTCTGCCAGTTTAACCTTAAATGAAAATGCCGACCCGACGGTAAGAACGGATATGGAGGCGCATTTTAATCGCTATGTCCCTGAAGACGCGCCATATTATGAGCATACCTATGAAGGCAGTGATGATATGCCGGCACATATCAAAGCGTCGTTGTTGGGAAACAGTGTGACGATACCAATCCGTCAGGGCGAACTCGCATTAGGGACTTGGCAAGGGATCTATTTAGGGGAACACCGCAACCATGGGGGCCATCGTCGCATCATCATCACAGTGCAGGGCGAGTAG
- the pgi gene encoding glucose-6-phosphate isomerase: MLKNINPTQTQAWQALTAHFEQAQDYKLSELFGADAQRFERYSAQFGDEILLDYSKNLVSDETLEKLFALADDTELKAAIDAMFSGEKVNQTEDRSVLHVALRNRSNSPIMVDGEDVMFGINEVLEKMKSFSDRIISGKWKGYTGKAITDVVNIGIGGSDLGPFMVTESLAAYKNHLNMHFVSNVDGTHITEVLKRVNPETTLFLIASKTFTTQETMTNAHTAREWFLEEARNSAYVAKHFAALSTNGKAVSEFGIDTANMFEFWDWVGGRYSLWSAIGMSICLAIGYERFIELLEGAHEMDQHFATAEWKDNLPVILALLGIWYNNFHGAESEAILPYDQYLHRFAAYFQQGNMESNGKYVDRNGEEVTYQTGPIIWGEPGTNGQHAFYQLIHQGTKLIPCDFIAPALSHNPTGDHHQKLMANFFAQTEALAFGKSKAQVEAEFDAAGKTAEEVAHLVPFKVFEGNKPTNSILVKKVTPKVLGALIAMYEHKIFAQGIIWNIFSFDQWGVELGKQLANQILPELKEEGEVASHDSSTNGLINTFKAWRA; this comes from the coding sequence ATGTTGAAAAACATTAACCCAACTCAGACCCAAGCTTGGCAGGCTTTGACCGCGCACTTTGAACAAGCGCAAGATTACAAGCTCAGTGAGTTATTTGGCGCGGATGCGCAGCGTTTTGAACGCTACTCTGCGCAATTCGGCGACGAAATCTTGCTGGATTATTCAAAAAACCTAGTTAGCGACGAAACACTGGAAAAGCTCTTCGCTTTGGCTGATGACACTGAATTAAAAGCAGCCATTGATGCTATGTTTAGTGGTGAAAAAGTCAACCAAACAGAAGACCGTTCGGTATTGCATGTCGCCCTGCGTAATCGCAGTAACTCACCGATTATGGTGGACGGTGAAGATGTCATGTTTGGCATTAATGAAGTGCTAGAAAAAATGAAGTCTTTCTCTGACCGTATTATTAGCGGTAAGTGGAAAGGCTATACTGGCAAAGCGATCACAGATGTCGTCAATATTGGGATCGGTGGCTCTGATCTCGGGCCATTTATGGTGACAGAATCATTGGCGGCCTATAAAAATCACCTCAACATGCATTTTGTTTCCAATGTGGATGGCACTCACATCACCGAAGTACTTAAGCGTGTTAATCCTGAAACAACCTTGTTCCTGATTGCCTCAAAAACGTTCACTACACAAGAAACCATGACCAATGCGCATACTGCGCGCGAATGGTTCTTAGAAGAAGCGCGCAATAGCGCCTACGTTGCTAAGCATTTCGCAGCACTCTCAACAAATGGTAAGGCAGTTTCTGAATTCGGTATCGATACTGCCAACATGTTTGAGTTTTGGGATTGGGTTGGTGGTCGCTATTCATTGTGGTCAGCGATTGGCATGAGTATTTGTCTGGCAATCGGTTATGAGCGCTTTATCGAGCTTCTGGAAGGTGCGCATGAGATGGATCAGCACTTTGCAACCGCTGAATGGAAAGACAATCTACCGGTGATTCTGGCGCTATTGGGTATCTGGTATAACAACTTCCACGGCGCAGAGTCAGAAGCTATTCTGCCTTATGATCAGTATTTGCACCGTTTTGCCGCTTACTTCCAGCAAGGAAATATGGAGTCGAACGGTAAATATGTGGATCGTAATGGTGAAGAAGTCACTTATCAGACTGGGCCAATCATTTGGGGTGAACCGGGTACAAACGGCCAGCATGCGTTTTACCAGCTGATTCACCAAGGGACAAAACTCATTCCATGTGATTTTATCGCCCCTGCATTAAGCCACAACCCAACTGGTGACCATCATCAGAAGCTGATGGCAAACTTCTTTGCACAGACAGAGGCACTGGCATTTGGTAAGTCGAAAGCACAAGTAGAAGCGGAATTTGACGCGGCCGGAAAAACCGCTGAAGAGGTCGCTCACTTAGTACCGTTCAAAGTTTTTGAAGGGAATAAGCCGACGAACTCGATTCTTGTCAAGAAAGTAACGCCTAAGGTGTTAGGTGCCTTGATCGCGATGTATGAGCACAAAATTTTCGCGCAAGGTATCATCTGGAATATTTTCAGCTTTGACCAATGGGGTGTAGAGCTAGGTAAGCAGCTTGCAAACCAAATCTTGCCAGAGTTGAAGGAAGAAGGTGAAGTGGCGAGCCATGACAGCTCGACGAACGGCCTGATCAATACGTTTAAGGCGTGGCGAGCATGA
- a CDS encoding type II toxin-antitoxin system YafO family toxin — protein sequence MAEIYLKETVSEDDGHKLVFNVNPSLIVEAEQQDAFNDLYSDFIEYKTESADLGNIPCPDEDVQKDHCSFVDIFGKDKPNEFPKPDAGIENLHHVHIFDGETEFEYDKWINKAQIRRVCDTLLFYSYFQFKDVHYFYVLNFVLDPQGHEFQKDEEAMRIIIGRAEQYRLSIVGE from the coding sequence GTGGCTGAAATTTATCTTAAAGAGACCGTATCAGAAGATGACGGTCACAAGCTGGTTTTCAATGTAAATCCTAGTCTCATAGTAGAGGCTGAACAGCAAGACGCTTTCAACGACCTATACTCTGACTTTATTGAGTACAAAACTGAAAGTGCGGATTTGGGTAACATTCCCTGTCCTGATGAGGATGTTCAGAAAGATCACTGTTCTTTTGTTGATATCTTTGGCAAAGATAAACCAAATGAGTTTCCTAAGCCTGATGCGGGAATAGAAAACTTGCATCATGTTCACATCTTTGATGGTGAAACAGAGTTTGAGTATGATAAATGGATTAACAAAGCGCAAATACGTAGGGTTTGCGATACTCTACTTTTCTACTCTTACTTTCAGTTCAAAGATGTCCACTATTTTTATGTGCTTAACTTTGTTCTTGATCCCCAAGGTCATGAATTCCAAAAGGATGAGGAAGCCATGAGGATTATTATTGGTCGGGCAGAGCAGTATAGACTATCGATTGTAGGTGAATAG
- a CDS encoding BamA/TamA family outer membrane protein, whose amino-acid sequence MIRRAITFVTSLFFSSVIFADGWPAWLPETAAVPFVFTSESIGNSVGVAGVVKGFGQPQAGVLGAAVLSDKGSHILYASANNYLLSPQHRWIFGVEAYQASYQDNYYYLGDANNHDSVLSQRVLTDADEAQYRLSARYVLPMGAGQTGVMQGLLPQRDITGKHPWSSGVSSLEFRPFYQKQALSNTQGEVPDSALPDTIWGLETILDWDNRNDSRNPTQGSRTKLHLHKDFGSRERASWWKWELSQSWFHALPDWTEWATSQVLAFNVYASDVPSWNQRESVDGESAWRRPPDYAASRLGGLYRLRGYAGGRYVGRSALHYSMEYRLLPDWQPLSEWPVFGWYDVPWWQWVMFADVGRVADSFDLSTLHQAMHWSLGAAVRFQVEGIVVRTEMAWSEQDSVFRVMVNQPF is encoded by the coding sequence ATGATTCGCCGCGCCATCACTTTCGTTACTTCACTGTTTTTCTCTTCTGTAATATTCGCTGATGGTTGGCCTGCTTGGTTGCCTGAGACTGCGGCGGTACCTTTCGTGTTTACCAGTGAGTCGATAGGTAACTCCGTTGGGGTGGCTGGCGTGGTAAAAGGTTTTGGTCAACCTCAAGCCGGAGTGTTGGGTGCTGCCGTTCTATCTGATAAAGGTAGTCATATTCTTTATGCATCCGCGAATAATTATCTTCTCTCACCACAACATCGCTGGATTTTTGGCGTTGAGGCTTACCAAGCGTCATACCAAGATAACTATTACTACCTAGGCGATGCGAATAATCATGACAGCGTGCTGAGTCAGCGTGTATTGACTGATGCTGATGAAGCACAGTATCGGTTGTCTGCTCGCTATGTCTTGCCGATGGGTGCTGGTCAAACAGGCGTAATGCAAGGGCTATTGCCTCAACGCGACATTACCGGCAAACACCCATGGAGTAGTGGTGTCTCATCACTTGAGTTTCGTCCTTTCTATCAGAAACAAGCCCTCTCCAATACGCAGGGAGAAGTGCCTGACTCCGCATTGCCTGATACGATCTGGGGTTTGGAAACGATCCTTGACTGGGATAATCGCAATGATAGCCGAAACCCGACACAGGGCAGCCGAACGAAGCTGCATCTTCACAAGGATTTTGGTAGTCGGGAGCGGGCGAGTTGGTGGAAATGGGAGTTAAGTCAAAGCTGGTTTCATGCCCTGCCTGATTGGACCGAATGGGCAACCAGCCAAGTGCTTGCCTTCAATGTTTACGCTTCCGATGTCCCCAGTTGGAATCAACGTGAATCGGTTGATGGTGAGAGTGCATGGCGGAGGCCTCCCGACTATGCCGCAAGCCGACTCGGTGGGCTGTATCGATTACGTGGCTATGCGGGGGGGCGTTATGTTGGTCGCTCCGCACTGCATTACAGCATGGAATATCGTCTCTTGCCTGACTGGCAACCTCTATCTGAATGGCCAGTCTTTGGGTGGTATGACGTGCCTTGGTGGCAATGGGTGATGTTCGCTGATGTTGGCCGTGTCGCAGATAGCTTCGATCTTAGTACTTTGCATCAAGCTATGCATTGGAGCCTAGGGGCAGCCGTACGCTTTCAAGTAGAAGGTATTGTGGTGAGGACCGAAATGGCGTGGAGTGAACAAGACAGTGTCTTCCGAGTCATGGTGAATCAGCCGTTCTAG
- a CDS encoding DUF3850 domain-containing protein, with amino-acid sequence MSVQVHELKIQPKYLEAIIRGDKTFEIRLNDRNFKVGDRVMLIDGERYIEIRIKFLTDYQQKPDNVVFSFDWIRGGKCGDR; translated from the coding sequence ATGAGCGTCCAAGTCCATGAGTTAAAGATTCAACCGAAGTATCTTGAAGCCATTATTCGCGGTGACAAAACATTCGAAATTCGTCTAAACGACCGAAATTTTAAAGTGGGTGATCGTGTGATGCTTATCGATGGTGAGCGCTATATCGAGATTCGCATTAAGTTTCTCACTGACTATCAACAGAAGCCGGATAATGTCGTTTTCTCTTTTGATTGGATCCGAGGGGGTAAATGTGGCGACCGTTGA
- a CDS encoding cold-shock protein, with protein sequence MSNKQTGTVKWFNDEKGFGFISSTDGKDVFVHYTAIQADGRRTLTEGQNVQFNVVDGQKGPQASDVSPA encoded by the coding sequence ATGAGTAACAAGCAGACTGGTACGGTTAAGTGGTTTAACGATGAGAAAGGCTTCGGATTTATCTCTAGTACAGATGGTAAAGACGTTTTTGTTCACTACACAGCAATTCAAGCCGACGGTCGTCGTACCCTGACAGAAGGTCAAAACGTCCAGTTTAATGTTGTAGATGGACAGAAAGGTCCTCAAGCAAGTGATGTAAGCCCAGCTTAA
- a CDS encoding S24 family peptidase: MKHIDEQIEQLKKMTQTAKNVDLARALEVSPKTIQSWKTREKIPEDIFIKAKRVAETGAITPKGYIALQLFDIEVSAGHGALVEKEEESSAMVFSERYIRHELGFNPNDIFLMPIRGDSMSPTLKNQSIVMVNRVDGFSTDGVYVFRYDGQLMVKRLQFLPGGIKVVSDNTAYEAWELSKEDLKGTDFEIIGEVVWSGQRM; this comes from the coding sequence ATGAAGCACATAGATGAACAAATTGAACAGCTAAAAAAAATGACTCAAACCGCCAAGAACGTTGACTTGGCAAGGGCTCTAGAGGTTTCCCCGAAGACGATCCAGTCATGGAAAACGCGGGAAAAAATCCCAGAAGATATTTTCATAAAGGCGAAACGAGTCGCAGAAACGGGTGCAATAACTCCCAAGGGTTACATTGCATTACAGCTGTTTGATATCGAAGTGAGTGCAGGACATGGAGCGCTGGTCGAGAAGGAAGAAGAATCAAGCGCAATGGTATTCAGCGAACGCTATATCCGGCATGAGTTAGGTTTCAACCCTAACGATATTTTCTTAATGCCGATTCGTGGCGATAGCATGAGCCCTACTCTCAAAAACCAAAGCATTGTCATGGTTAACCGTGTGGATGGATTCTCTACGGATGGGGTTTATGTGTTCCGCTACGACGGCCAATTGATGGTTAAACGTCTGCAGTTCTTGCCGGGCGGCATCAAGGTGGTCAGTGATAACACCGCTTATGAAGCATGGGAACTGAGCAAGGAAGATTTGAAAGGCACCGACTTTGAAATCATCGGCGAAGTTGTTTGGTCTGGGCAGAGGATGTGA
- a CDS encoding pyocin activator PrtN family protein, translating to MNTNFALLARFGSPTVELRNVCQEFFGITPKTAEQKVKACDFPVPTFKLRDSERSPTLIKIEDLAKHIDECYAAAKHEWQQVNH from the coding sequence ATGAACACAAATTTTGCACTGCTAGCACGATTCGGAAGCCCTACGGTTGAGCTTCGAAATGTCTGCCAAGAATTCTTTGGCATCACACCAAAAACAGCTGAACAAAAGGTAAAGGCGTGTGACTTTCCAGTCCCTACCTTCAAATTGCGTGATTCTGAACGCAGTCCGACGCTAATCAAGATTGAAGATTTAGCAAAACACATCGACGAGTGTTATGCCGCTGCCAAGCATGAATGGCAACAGGTGAACCACTAA